The Rhizobium favelukesii genome contains a region encoding:
- the hxsC gene encoding His-Xaa-Ser system radical SAM maturase HxsC — protein MVTSSWPSPVRPAHRLIRASSPHNTFLVTEQCDQLCVMCSQPPKKYHADLFEQFETAAILAPNKSVLGISGGEPLLHKEKLFRMFERVARLRPDVTFHVLSNGQHSTKDDVKQLIEIGTERILWGIPLYSSDPRTHDQIVGKPGAFRSLERGLAVLMQAGASVELRTVVLQQNRRHLGALADFVFTRLSFINVWALMQLERIGYGRMNWATSFLDTSIDFEPISMAVDRTVARGISVALYNFPLCSVPKEYRQYAPSTISDWKRKYLGFCKECNARSACGGFFEWYSHDQVFSALGPL, from the coding sequence ATGGTGACGTCATCTTGGCCATCCCCGGTCAGGCCAGCCCATCGATTGATCAGGGCAAGCTCGCCGCACAACACCTTCCTTGTCACCGAGCAGTGCGACCAGCTCTGTGTCATGTGCTCGCAGCCCCCAAAAAAGTATCACGCCGATCTTTTCGAACAGTTTGAGACAGCCGCAATACTAGCGCCAAACAAAAGCGTACTTGGCATCTCTGGCGGCGAGCCGCTTCTTCACAAGGAAAAGCTCTTCCGGATGTTCGAACGCGTCGCTCGTCTGCGACCAGACGTCACCTTCCATGTCTTGAGCAATGGCCAGCATTCCACAAAGGACGATGTCAAGCAGCTCATAGAGATCGGAACGGAACGAATTCTCTGGGGCATTCCGCTTTATTCGTCCGACCCCCGAACCCACGACCAGATTGTTGGCAAGCCCGGAGCCTTTCGATCCCTAGAACGGGGACTCGCCGTCTTGATGCAGGCCGGAGCCTCCGTCGAATTGAGAACCGTCGTACTACAGCAGAATCGCCGTCATCTCGGAGCTTTAGCCGACTTTGTCTTCACTAGGTTAAGTTTCATAAATGTCTGGGCGCTCATGCAGTTGGAGCGCATTGGCTACGGTCGGATGAACTGGGCAACATCCTTCCTCGACACCTCTATTGATTTCGAGCCGATCTCTATGGCGGTCGACCGGACGGTCGCGCGGGGTATATCGGTTGCTCTTTATAATTTTCCTCTCTGTTCAGTTCCGAAGGAGTATCGGCAGTATGCCCCGTCTACGATCTCCGATTGGAAGCGAAAATACTTGGGGTTTTGCAAGGAATGTAACGCTCGCTCAGCTTGTGGTGGGTTTTTCGAGTGGTATAGTCACGACCAGGTGTTTTCTGCGCTGGGTCCATTATGA
- the hxsA gene encoding His-Xaa-Ser repeat protein HxsA, which produces MKRRLFLIPSFLAAGFFPSKSEALVPGDAVKKTSQLPTVLERLKLKHIYTLAGHRSHSSHSSHRSHSSHRSSSGGGYTRTEPTWNTPSTTDTYIAPVPKYTPPVPRAPTPTYLPSPTTSSASTSEYDTLPNTLPGPSPLKVLPGNSQRFSQIVMQVQTALTAYGYYSGLIDGKVGPSCKTALVAMQTDYQLKVTGTITPEVLNAFGIVAN; this is translated from the coding sequence ATGAAAAGAAGACTGTTTCTGATCCCGTCTTTTCTAGCGGCGGGGTTCTTTCCATCTAAGTCCGAGGCATTGGTTCCAGGCGACGCCGTAAAGAAGACAAGCCAACTTCCGACTGTCCTTGAGCGACTTAAGCTGAAGCATATCTACACGCTGGCTGGACACCGATCACACAGCTCTCATAGCTCTCACCGGTCTCATTCGAGCCACCGATCGAGCAGCGGCGGCGGCTACACTCGGACGGAGCCCACTTGGAATACTCCGTCAACCACGGATACTTATATCGCACCCGTCCCCAAATATACGCCCCCGGTGCCGAGAGCACCCACACCGACCTATTTGCCCTCCCCGACAACGTCTTCGGCTTCCACTTCGGAATACGACACTCTACCGAACACGTTGCCGGGCCCCTCGCCTTTGAAGGTTCTTCCTGGCAACTCCCAGAGGTTTTCGCAAATTGTGATGCAGGTCCAAACCGCGCTGACCGCCTACGGCTACTATTCGGGGCTCATTGACGGCAAAGTCGGCCCCTCCTGCAAAACCGCGCTCGTGGCAATGCAGACTGATTACCAGCTCAAGGTAACTGGAACCATCACACCTGAGGTCCTCAACGCCTTTGGCATCGTCGCCAATTAG
- a CDS encoding vWA domain-containing protein codes for MSNPFEQQPFEGAEFVDNPEPRCPCLLLLDVSGSMNGRPIKELNDGLVQFKDELFADSLAAKRVEVGLVTFGPVTVVNDFQGVQNWYVPDLQSQGDTPMGSAIEQGLQLVRDRKNQYRQNGISYYRPWVFLITDGGPTDSWQNAASLVKAGEAEKAFSFFAVGVEGANMEVLSQICTRAPLALKSLRFRDLFCWLSSSLSSVSQSNPGDAVPLSNPATPDGWASIS; via the coding sequence ATGAGCAATCCATTCGAACAGCAACCGTTTGAAGGCGCTGAATTCGTCGACAATCCTGAGCCGCGTTGTCCCTGCCTACTTTTGCTCGATGTATCAGGCTCGATGAACGGAAGGCCGATTAAGGAGCTGAACGACGGTCTCGTACAGTTTAAGGACGAGCTGTTTGCCGACTCTCTGGCCGCGAAACGTGTCGAAGTCGGCTTGGTAACCTTCGGACCTGTGACTGTCGTCAACGATTTCCAGGGCGTTCAGAATTGGTATGTGCCGGACCTGCAGTCCCAGGGCGACACTCCAATGGGATCGGCGATCGAACAAGGACTGCAGTTGGTGCGCGACCGTAAGAACCAGTACCGTCAGAATGGCATTTCCTATTATCGCCCATGGGTATTCCTAATCACGGACGGCGGCCCAACAGATTCTTGGCAGAACGCGGCGAGCCTCGTGAAGGCTGGAGAGGCCGAAAAGGCATTCTCGTTCTTTGCAGTCGGCGTTGAGGGCGCGAACATGGAAGTCCTTTCCCAGATCTGCACCCGAGCACCGCTTGCGCTCAAGTCGCTTCGGTTCCGCGATCTCTTCTGTTGGCTTTCCAGTTCGCTCAGCTCGGTTTCTCAATCGAACCCCGGCGACGCCGTGCCTCTGTCCAATCCAGCAACACCTGACGGATGGGCATCGATTTCATGA